The Chitinivibrionales bacterium genome contains a region encoding:
- a CDS encoding prepilin-type N-terminal cleavage/methylation domain-containing protein, which produces MRYSDKGFTLIELMVTIVIATIVGLALTNLYRGFAEQNKQQRRIAEVRSQLTRVSELIERDIRMAGYGLAGTGIRPTLGDPDDEILIFRDDSKGETALASAPASGGTCIHVEDPASITSDQWLCLMGADTLYRQVADIALSLTSCNIPVTEPLPAGHGFAIGDKVLLVTGIQYSIGTDGGVNSLIRNQNGKEIEIPSISILEIAIKNSEGNEITANFENARSLFFRVGGVPSGSTTSETVETTIEANPRNYH; this is translated from the coding sequence ATGAGATACTCGGATAAAGGCTTTACGCTCATTGAGTTAATGGTAACAATTGTCATTGCAACAATTGTCGGCCTTGCATTGACAAACTTGTATCGTGGTTTTGCAGAACAGAACAAACAGCAGCGAAGGATTGCTGAAGTGCGCAGTCAACTTACCCGCGTATCGGAATTAATTGAACGGGATATCAGAATGGCTGGGTACGGTCTTGCCGGTACGGGTATCAGGCCTACGCTTGGTGATCCAGATGATGAGATACTCATCTTCAGAGATGATAGTAAAGGCGAAACAGCTCTCGCTTCAGCCCCTGCATCAGGGGGGACGTGCATTCACGTTGAAGATCCCGCATCGATAACATCTGATCAGTGGCTTTGTCTTATGGGTGCCGATACACTCTATCGACAGGTAGCCGACATCGCGCTCTCTTTAACATCGTGCAACATTCCTGTCACCGAACCGTTGCCTGCGGGCCATGGCTTCGCTATAGGCGATAAAGTTCTCCTGGTAACCGGTATACAGTATTCAATCGGTACCGATGGTGGAGTAAACAGTTTAATAAGAAACCAGAATGGAAAAGAGATAGAGATTCCATCGATTAGTATACTCGAAATAGCCATTAAAAACAGTGAAGGAAATGAAATAACGGCAAATTTTGAAAATGCCCGCTCGTTATTTTTTCGAGTGGGAGGGGTGCCTTCGGGCTCCACAACCTCTGAAACGGTTGAAACCACAATTGAAGCGAACCCTCGCAACTATCACTAA
- a CDS encoding prepilin-type N-terminal cleavage/methylation domain-containing protein, which yields MIMVRFPVKTEIERHDYMKRNDQSGFTLVEIIIAMFIMTLVAFALHGYLFSFISTNKNSKDIAEATSLGNSKLESLRTTSYDALESNSDIINNKYYRVWEVYTDNDKKTINLIVAWPQETGSHQITLSTIIAEP from the coding sequence ATGATAATGGTCCGTTTTCCGGTAAAAACTGAAATTGAAAGGCATGATTATATGAAACGCAATGATCAGAGTGGATTTACACTGGTCGAGATAATCATTGCAATGTTTATAATGACTCTTGTTGCCTTTGCTCTTCATGGATATCTGTTTTCATTTATCTCAACAAATAAAAATTCAAAAGATATTGCAGAAGCAACATCGCTTGGAAATTCCAAACTCGAAAGCCTTCGAACAACAAGCTATGATGCACTCGAAAGCAATAGTGATATTATCAATAATAAATATTACCGGGTATGGGAAGTCTATACGGATAATGATAAAAAAACGATTAACCTTATTGTTGCCTGGCCTCAGGAGACCGGAAGTCATCAGATTACTCTGTCAACAATCATAGCAGAACCTTAG
- a CDS encoding DUF296 domain-containing protein, whose product MKYCSGKTGRIFVARLEDGDDIYACIERIASREKIPGAVVWIIGGMKNGGVVTGPKTPIVMPPEVMIERFEEPREVLAVGTIFPGDDGTPSLHLHAGAGRGDKPLIGCPRIAAECWLIDEVVILEITKMNVARKKDPSSGLELLDIGD is encoded by the coding sequence ATGAAATATTGTTCAGGGAAAACAGGACGGATATTTGTTGCGCGGCTTGAGGATGGTGATGACATTTATGCCTGCATAGAGCGTATCGCCTCCAGGGAAAAAATACCGGGGGCGGTAGTATGGATAATCGGTGGTATGAAAAACGGCGGAGTTGTTACCGGTCCGAAAACACCGATTGTTATGCCTCCCGAGGTAATGATCGAACGTTTCGAGGAGCCCCGGGAAGTTCTGGCGGTAGGAACGATTTTCCCTGGTGATGACGGTACGCCCTCACTCCATCTCCATGCAGGCGCAGGACGGGGCGATAAACCGCTTATCGGCTGTCCCCGGATCGCGGCGGAATGCTGGCTTATCGACGAAGTCGTTATTCTGGAAATAACAAAAATGAATGTTGCCCGTAAAAAAGATCCTTCCAGCGGCCTCGAACTCCTTGACATTGGAGATTAA
- a CDS encoding A/G-specific adenine glycosylase, whose protein sequence is MLPVKKILPAASNSLTLEINVTPGSKRISSFQKTIHRYYEIHGRSLPWRSTGDPYHIVVSEIMLQQTQVDRVVPKYLEFIHRFPDFHSLARASLDQVLALWHGLGYNRRALSLKKLAEKVIDTFDSRLPESIDELITLPGIGKATASSIAAFAFNKPVVFIETNIRTVFIHFFFPEQEKVTDTEITEMVECTLDRKNPRKWYNALMDYGVMLKQNHPNPGRKSAHYKKQTPFEGSHRQIRGMVLKALLNAKVLTRKQLLDKIDREEHRVDTALDHLIAESIVIKKRGKFSIA, encoded by the coding sequence ATGTTGCCCGTAAAAAAGATCCTTCCAGCGGCCTCGAACTCCTTGACATTGGAGATTAACGTGACCCCCGGCAGCAAACGCATTTCATCATTCCAAAAGACAATTCACCGGTATTACGAAATTCACGGAAGATCGTTGCCCTGGCGCTCCACCGGCGACCCTTACCATATCGTGGTGTCGGAAATAATGCTCCAGCAAACACAAGTCGACAGAGTAGTACCGAAATATCTTGAGTTTATCCACCGGTTTCCTGATTTCCATTCCCTTGCCCGGGCTTCGCTCGATCAGGTACTTGCCCTCTGGCACGGCCTCGGGTACAATCGACGGGCACTTTCACTTAAGAAACTTGCTGAAAAGGTAATTGACACATTCGACAGCCGATTGCCCGAATCAATCGATGAACTCATTACTCTGCCCGGCATTGGCAAAGCAACTGCATCATCTATAGCAGCCTTCGCCTTTAACAAACCGGTCGTTTTCATCGAAACGAATATCCGCACGGTGTTTATCCATTTCTTTTTTCCGGAACAAGAAAAGGTTACCGACACAGAGATTACCGAAATGGTTGAATGTACGCTCGACAGAAAAAACCCGCGCAAATGGTATAATGCACTCATGGATTACGGTGTCATGCTCAAACAGAATCATCCAAACCCGGGCCGGAAAAGCGCGCATTATAAAAAACAAACTCCTTTCGAAGGATCGCACCGACAAATCAGAGGAATGGTTCTGAAAGCATTGTTGAATGCAAAAGTCCTGACCCGGAAACAACTTCTGGACAAAATTGACAGGGAAGAGCACCGGGTGGACACCGCCCTTGATCATCTGATTGCCGAAAGCATTGTTATAAAAAAGAGAGGGAAATTCAGTATTGCATAA
- the thiE gene encoding thiamine phosphate synthase, whose translation MNINNNFGFYAVLTDPLHGYERLTELLVEHRVPYVQLRIKESAEELVKRTARAMKKITANSSTRLIINDYPHIAAEIGADGVHIGQNDLPYEKTREIVGPDAIIGISTHSPEQTKNACALNPDYIGVGPVFATPTKKNPDPVIGIQGMKTMLDIATVPAVAIGGINLANLSEILNAGARNFCMVRQLTQAKNPTDILLKMNEISSREK comes from the coding sequence ATGAATATCAACAACAATTTCGGCTTCTACGCTGTTCTTACCGATCCACTTCATGGCTACGAACGGTTGACCGAACTACTGGTTGAGCACCGGGTTCCCTATGTTCAGCTCAGAATAAAAGAGAGTGCCGAAGAACTCGTAAAAAGAACAGCCCGGGCCATGAAGAAAATCACGGCTAACTCATCAACCCGGTTAATAATCAATGATTATCCTCATATCGCCGCTGAAATCGGCGCAGATGGTGTTCATATCGGCCAAAATGATCTTCCCTACGAAAAAACCAGAGAAATCGTTGGCCCTGATGCAATAATCGGCATATCGACCCATTCACCGGAACAGACAAAAAATGCCTGCGCCCTCAATCCCGACTATATCGGTGTCGGGCCGGTGTTTGCTACGCCAACCAAAAAAAACCCCGATCCGGTGATCGGAATCCAGGGCATGAAAACTATGCTCGATATTGCAACAGTTCCCGCAGTGGCTATCGGGGGAATCAATCTTGCTAACCTCTCCGAAATCCTGAACGCGGGTGCACGGAATTTCTGCATGGTTCGGCAACTCACCCAGGCAAAGAATCCAACGGATATTCTTCTTAAAATGAATGAGATAAGCTCCAGAGAAAAATAG
- a CDS encoding DUF3157 family protein, with protein sequence MLFRKNRHSLKHLEPAILFGLVLLLFFTIVRAAQIATTEEGKSVLLKDDGTWKYATQSDVMAVKMLQNKNKRTSSNKDPFGFSAKNIDAPSQQNSKQRATTQQAPRKNSSSGTPVSLTRVIHPGAGFDFRKARWGMTKSQVKNSETAKLINETATSLQYSSKIAGMTSKMTYIFKGGKLAGASYDINQGHVNPSLFYEDFEKLLDHMNKAYSAPSTRDYQWKNTMYKKDKSKWGFAISIGFLTCNVIWKTTRTKINCHISGGKHTFITKIDYEQI encoded by the coding sequence ATGCTCTTCAGAAAAAACCGCCATTCACTAAAGCATCTGGAACCGGCAATTCTATTTGGTCTGGTACTACTCCTCTTTTTCACCATTGTAAGGGCTGCGCAGATCGCCACTACCGAAGAAGGAAAAAGTGTACTTCTCAAAGATGACGGCACCTGGAAATATGCCACTCAGAGCGATGTCATGGCGGTGAAAATGCTGCAAAATAAAAATAAACGGACATCATCGAACAAAGACCCATTTGGATTCTCTGCAAAGAATATCGACGCTCCCTCTCAGCAAAACAGCAAACAAAGGGCAACAACACAGCAGGCCCCCCGTAAAAACAGCAGCAGCGGAACACCGGTCAGTCTGACCCGGGTCATCCATCCAGGAGCGGGTTTTGATTTCCGTAAAGCTCGATGGGGAATGACAAAATCACAGGTTAAAAATTCCGAAACCGCCAAACTGATCAATGAAACCGCTACAAGCCTCCAGTATTCAAGCAAAATCGCGGGTATGACCTCGAAAATGACCTATATCTTTAAAGGCGGGAAACTTGCCGGGGCCTCATACGATATCAACCAGGGCCATGTAAACCCCTCACTGTTTTATGAAGATTTCGAGAAGCTGCTCGATCATATGAATAAAGCCTACAGCGCCCCCTCAACCAGGGATTATCAATGGAAAAATACCATGTATAAAAAGGACAAAAGCAAATGGGGCTTTGCGATCAGTATCGGATTTCTCACCTGTAATGTAATCTGGAAAACCACCCGCACCAAAATCAACTGCCATATCAGCGGCGGGAAACATACATTTATCACCAAGATCGATTATGAACAGATTTGA